In Ovis canadensis isolate MfBH-ARS-UI-01 breed Bighorn chromosome 19, ARS-UI_OviCan_v2, whole genome shotgun sequence, the genomic window TTTAAGAGCAAACCCACTGAGGATCCCGTTCAGAAGTGCTGCTTAGACTCCTGACAGTCTTCACCCAGCTTTGCGCATTTTTCTAGCCTTCTGTGGCCCACTGGAATCTTCAGCCGACCCTGTTTTGCTTCGGCCCATTCATGTTTCCCGGTGCTAGTCCTTCCAGGATCAAGCAAAGATAGCAGGATTAACCATCTATCTCTATAAAAACGAAACCCCAAAGATGTGACAGAACCTGAGCTCATTTCTGTCAGCACCTGGTGATGAAGGTCTAAGACGCCAAGATCAGCATTGGTTTTCATGGCTGCTCTAATGTCCCCTGCTTACCAGCCATCAGAAAAGTTTTCAGAACTTGGAAACCCAGACTCTTACCTGCCTTCAAGACCTTTGTTAGCCATGCCCCCCTCTTCAGCTCTGTCCCAGTCCCATTCTCAGTGAAGGAGAACCTGGGGTCTTGAGAATCACATGTCATTTCTTGGCATCAGTATTGTTGGGGTGGAGGATGGAAAGCCCGTGCAGCTTTCAGACTCCCCTTTGAGCTTAGGCTAGGCTGTGAAAAAGCAGATCTGTTCATGCCTGAGAAGCAGCAGCCCCCCCAGCTGCGGCGTTGGGTAACCTCTCTGTGAGAACGTGCACGCTATACACAAAGCCTGCCTCATCCAGAAGACACAGCTGCGCTCCCGTGACATCCAGGAGCCTCCCCGAGCCCTACAGGTGGAACATGCTGGTGGCCTCCACGTTGTGAGAGGCTGAAGCACTCCTGGAAGTGTCCTCCGAACACATGTGTTGGCCTGAGACACCCAGGTAAGGGAGGCAGCCTGCGTCTTTCATGAGCTTCCAGAAATTCTTCCGAAACTTGAGGCCAACAAAGGCATAGAGCACAGGATTAAGGCAGGCACGCAGGTAGGCAATGGCCTCTGTCACTGCGATGGCGTAGTGGAAGCTGGTCATGGTGTGGTACTCCCAGCTCGTGCTGCGGATGAGCTTCACGAGGTTGAAGGGCGTCTGGGTCAGCAGGAACACCGCCACCACAAGGAAGATGATCTTCAGAGACTTGTGCTTCCGGAAGCCTCGAGCCTGAAGCAGGGTCTTGATGATGACCGAGTAGCAGACGACCATGGCAAGCAGTGGCAGGAAGAACCCCAGGGTCATCTGGATGGCCAGCACCATGGAGGAAATCTCCTCGTGATAGCCGCAGAAGGGCCGGTCGTGGTAAAGGACATTGCCGTAGATGATCTGCGGCAAGGAAACCAGCAGGGAAACCACCCAGATGGACGAGCAGATGGCCTTACCCCAGGCCATGCGCTTGGCCTGCTGGTTGTAGGCCTTGGTGGCCCGCACCACCGCGACGAAGCGGTCCACGGTGATGCAGGTGAGGATGAGCATGGACGTGTAGAAGTTCAGCGTGTAGATGCCCAGCAGGGCTTTGCACATGACGCTGCCA contains:
- the CXCR6 gene encoding C-X-C chemokine receptor type 6 yields the protein MAEYNYEDLGFFNSSNDSSQGHQDFLQFSKFFLPCMYVVVFTCGLVGNSLVLVIYVFYQKLKSLTDVFLMNLPLADLVFVCTLPFWAYAGIHEWVFGSVMCKALLGIYTLNFYTSMLILTCITVDRFVAVVRATKAYNQQAKRMAWGKAICSSIWVVSLLVSLPQIIYGNVLYHDRPFCGYHEEISSMVLAIQMTLGFFLPLLAMVVCYSVIIKTLLQARGFRKHKSLKIIFLVVAVFLLTQTPFNLVKLIRSTSWEYHTMTSFHYAIAVTEAIAYLRACLNPVLYAFVGLKFRKNFWKLMKDAGCLPYLGVSGQHMCSEDTSRSASASHNVEATSMFHL